A window of the Branchiostoma floridae strain S238N-H82 chromosome 12, Bfl_VNyyK, whole genome shotgun sequence genome harbors these coding sequences:
- the LOC118426867 gene encoding uncharacterized protein LOC118426867: protein MIFKLKKIKTDLQHPRQKWSVSLRHRRSRYRTILFLLDAIFFLHSNRKFVSFLLVFSSFLSAMDGEVPQFYVEEVSERDLDALLRPWEAETEPEQQPEPEGAAENTTARFATLDGEQLDEIEGGRVEKTTEKSTRWGVKIFKAWLQERDHDTAFEQLPPEELAGLLRQFYGEVRKDDGTPYAKASYACLRAAIHRHLTGPPYHCKYNILKDKEFQAANNLYIGVLKQLKRDGKDTCKSYPPILASDLRKMFETKILSVDNPLALQRLVYFYLAYYLCRRGRENLRNFQKNDFVAHMDGGKKYYTLKYNEHQKNHPGHLSGDAQPTQRLYASPNNTRPCPVQVFELYCSKLKNSCPYLFQRPNLQWKPETNAEWYYGQPLGHNKLGSMMRDISRAAGLSKPYTNHSVRVTAIQALDQAGFEARVIMSISGHRNESSIRKYTHDSTDKQKKDCSSALGAALDVDSPNTCAPGEENASCSLQSVPRPAGIDTRAPGERNDSGSLQSVPRQTGIDTRAPEGNASCSLQSVPRPAGIDTRAPGERNDSGSLQSVPRQTGIDTRAPEGNASCSLQSVPRPAGIDTRAPGERNDSGSLQSVPRQTGIDTRAPGERNASYSLQSMAQLFGGQVHFNGPVAFNFK, encoded by the exons atgatatttaaactgaaaaagattaaaacagatTTACAACACCCCCGCCAAAAGTGGTCTGTTTCATTACGTCACCGCAGATCCAGATATCGGAcgattttatttttgctggacgccatcttttttttgcattcGAACCGCAAGTTTGTGAGCTTTTTGTTGGTATTTTCGTCGTTTCTGTCGGCTATGGACGGCGAGGTACCGCAGTTCTACGTGGAAGAGGTATCTGAGAGAGATCTTGACGCGTTGTTGAGGCCCTGGGAGGCCGAAACAGAACCTGAACAGCAGCCAGAACCTGAAGGCGCAGCGGAGAACACCACTGCCCGCTTCGCGACTTTAGATGGAGAACAACTGGACGAGATAGAAGGGGGAAGGGTGGAGAAAACCACCGAGAAGTCTACTAGGTGGGGCGTCAAGATTTTCAAAG CATGGCTACAGGAACGAGACCATGACACAGCATTTGAGCAGCTACCACCTGAGGAGTTGGCAGGTCTACTGAGACAGTTCTATGGAGAGGTGCGCAAAGATGACGGTACCCCATATGCTAAGGCATCTTATGCATGTTTGAGAGCAGCCATTCACCGCCACCTCACAGGACCACCCTACCACTGCAAgtacaacattttgaaagataAGGAGTTCCAAGCAGCTAATAATCTGTACATCGGAGTGCTTAAGCAACTGAAGAGAGATGGCAAGGACACTTGCAAGAGTTATCCACCCATCCTGGCAAGCGATCTAAGAAAGATGTTTGAAACAAAGATTTTGAGTGTTGATAACCCATTGGCTCTCCAACGTCTTGTATACTTCTACCTTGCGTATTACCTGTGTAGACGAGGCAGGGAAAACCTCAGAAACTTTCAAAAGAATGACTTTGTAGCCCACATGGACGGAGGAAAGAAGTACTACACTTTGAAGTACAACGAGCACCAAAAGAATCACCCTGGGCATCTATCCGGCGATGCTCAGCCAACACAAAGACTGTATGCTTCTCCCAATAACACGCGTCCCTGCCCAGTGCAGGTGTTTGAACTGTACTGTAGTAAGCTGAAAAACAGCTGTCCATACCTGTTCCAGAGACCAAATCTACAGTGGAAGCCAGAGACCAATGCCGAGTGGTACTATGGTCAACCTTTAGGCCATAACAAGCTTGGTTCAATGATGCGCGACATTTCTCGGGCTGCGGGGTTAAGCAAACCCTACACTAACCACAGTGTCAGGGTTACGGCTATTCAGGCACTAGACCAGGCCGGGTTTGAAGCAAGAGTAATCATGAGCATATCCGGCCACCGAAATGAGTCGTCAATAAGAAAATACACTCATGATTCAACTGACAAGCAGAAAAAAGATTGTTCCAGTGCACTAGGAGCAGCGCTTGATGTAGACTCTCCTAACACATGTGCCCCAGGAGAAGAGAATGCTTCCTGCAGTCTGCAATCTGTGCCGCGACCGGCTGGTATCGACACACGTGCTCCAGGAGAAAGGAATGATTCCGGCAGTCTGCAGTCTGTGCCGCGACAGACTGGTATCGACACACGTGCTCCAGAAGGGAATGCTTCCTGCAGTCTGCAATCTGTGCCGCGACCGGCTGGTATCGACACACGTGCTCCAGGAGAAAGGAATGATTCCGGCAGTCTGCAGTCTGTGCCGCGACAGACTGGTATCGACACACGTGCTCCAGAAGGGAATGCTTCCTGCAGTCTACAATCTGTGCCGCGACCGGCTGGTATCGACACACGTGCTCCAGGAGAAAGGAATGATTCCGGCAGTCTGCAGTCTGTGCCGCGACAGACTGGTATCGACACACGTGCTCCGGGAGAAAGGAATGCTTCCTACAGTCTGCAATCTATGGCACAGTTATTTGGTGGCCAAGTCCACTTTAATGGTCCAGTTgcattcaacttcaagtaa